A portion of the Rhodococcus pseudokoreensis genome contains these proteins:
- a CDS encoding MFS transporter, translating into MSDNHTRAASVPPGEELNRLIFRKLMPLLIAAYIIAFIDRTNIGLAKHHLEADLGISAAAYGLGAGLFFLAYSLCEVPSNLIMYRVGARLWITRIMVTWGLLSAAMAFVEGPVSFYILRVLLGVAEAGLFPGVMLYLTYWFGREQRARANGSFLVAVCLANIMGAPIGGALLGMDGLLGWHGWQWMFVLEGLPAVVLAVVVFKYLPNGPLDAKWLDPKQARDLTERLAKEQQEGADASGTHSFAGVFKDKQILLVIAVYFTHQIAVYSLTYFLPSIIGEWGEMSDLTIGLLTALPWVAAAIGTLILPRYATNGRRSRKMLFGGMSSMVVGFTIGAVSSPVLALVGFCIAASTFFVVQSILFAVPAARLAGAALAGGLALVNTLGILGGFVGPFAMGLIETATDNPSAGLWFVIALVALGAVVSLALDIRNPQKTTAGKNESQVQA; encoded by the coding sequence ATGTCTGACAACCACACCCGCGCTGCCTCCGTGCCGCCCGGTGAAGAACTGAACAGGCTGATCTTTCGCAAGCTGATGCCGCTGCTGATCGCCGCGTACATCATCGCGTTCATCGACCGCACCAACATCGGCCTGGCCAAGCACCACCTGGAAGCCGATCTGGGAATTTCCGCAGCGGCATACGGTTTGGGCGCGGGACTGTTCTTCCTCGCCTACTCACTGTGCGAGGTTCCGAGCAACCTCATCATGTACCGGGTCGGCGCCCGGCTGTGGATCACCCGGATCATGGTCACCTGGGGTCTGCTTTCGGCCGCGATGGCGTTCGTCGAGGGGCCGGTGTCGTTCTACATCCTGCGGGTGCTCCTCGGGGTGGCCGAAGCCGGCCTGTTCCCCGGAGTGATGCTCTACCTCACCTACTGGTTCGGCCGCGAACAGCGAGCCCGCGCCAACGGCTCGTTCCTCGTCGCGGTGTGCCTGGCGAACATCATGGGTGCCCCCATCGGCGGTGCGCTCCTGGGGATGGACGGTCTGCTCGGCTGGCACGGGTGGCAATGGATGTTCGTCCTGGAGGGGCTGCCCGCCGTGGTCCTCGCCGTGGTGGTGTTCAAATACCTGCCCAACGGCCCGCTCGACGCCAAGTGGCTCGACCCGAAACAGGCCCGCGACCTCACCGAGCGGCTGGCCAAGGAGCAACAGGAGGGCGCCGACGCCTCCGGCACCCATTCATTCGCGGGAGTGTTCAAGGACAAGCAGATTCTGTTGGTCATCGCCGTGTACTTCACTCATCAGATCGCGGTCTACAGCCTGACCTACTTCCTGCCGAGCATCATCGGTGAGTGGGGCGAGATGTCGGACCTGACGATCGGGTTGCTCACGGCCCTGCCGTGGGTGGCGGCAGCGATCGGCACACTGATCCTGCCGCGGTACGCCACCAACGGCCGCCGCTCGCGAAAAATGCTGTTCGGCGGAATGTCGTCGATGGTCGTCGGGTTCACGATCGGCGCGGTGTCGAGCCCGGTGCTCGCCCTGGTCGGTTTCTGCATCGCAGCCTCCACCTTCTTCGTCGTCCAGTCCATCCTCTTCGCCGTTCCGGCCGCACGACTCGCCGGCGCTGCGTTGGCCGGCGGACTCGCCCTGGTCAACACCCTCGGAATCCTCGGCGGTTTCGTCGGACCGTTCGCGATGGGGCTGATCGAGACGGCGACCGACAACCCCTCCGCCGGTCTGTGGTTCGTCATCGCCCTCGTTGCGCTCGGAGCGGTGGTAAGTCTCGCTCTCGACATTCGCAACCCCCAGAAGACAACAGCCGGCAAGAACGAAAGTCAGGTACAGGCATGA
- a CDS encoding LacI family DNA-binding transcriptional regulator — protein sequence MRTTATRTSAQRPRRVSAADVARAVGVSPATVSYVMNGRSGVSEETRERILEVAEELGHTSSARANRLRSHQTRVIGLVLTDIANPFYTEIAAGTIDAARARGYEVFLAHTQEDPATLRSVVDAMIARHVDGVVFTVLHPDDGDVIRSLRSAHIPLIQLSRRIERIEADFVGIDDRAAAAEMMEHVLEHGYRDIVTIVGPRVSSASAAREDGFTRTAESHGIRSIASHHISTYLSEQGGYAAVEELLARKALPRVIVCGSDAIALGAISALRAHSITVPDDVAVTGFDGLFPGASPLVELTTVNQPRREMAEQALELLTRRIDGAGGSFQSVLRAHELRIGTTCGCPRREHTAAPAAAERAP from the coding sequence ATGAGAACGACCGCCACACGAACTAGCGCCCAGCGCCCCCGGCGCGTGTCCGCTGCCGACGTCGCACGAGCGGTGGGCGTCTCGCCGGCCACAGTCTCCTACGTGATGAACGGGAGATCCGGGGTGTCCGAGGAAACCCGAGAGCGGATTCTGGAGGTAGCCGAGGAACTGGGGCACACGTCCAGCGCACGGGCGAACCGCCTCCGATCGCACCAGACGCGCGTCATCGGCCTCGTCCTGACCGATATCGCCAATCCGTTCTACACCGAGATCGCCGCGGGAACGATCGACGCCGCCCGGGCCCGCGGATACGAGGTGTTTCTCGCCCATACCCAGGAGGATCCCGCGACTCTCCGGTCCGTGGTGGACGCGATGATCGCCCGACACGTCGACGGTGTCGTGTTCACCGTGCTGCATCCCGACGACGGCGACGTGATCCGCTCCCTCCGTAGCGCGCACATACCGCTGATCCAGCTGTCACGGCGGATCGAACGAATCGAGGCCGATTTCGTCGGGATCGACGACCGGGCGGCCGCAGCGGAAATGATGGAACACGTTCTGGAACACGGATATCGAGACATCGTGACCATCGTCGGGCCCCGCGTATCGAGCGCATCCGCTGCCAGAGAGGACGGATTCACTCGCACCGCCGAGTCACACGGCATTCGAAGCATCGCTTCGCACCACATCAGCACCTATCTCAGCGAGCAGGGCGGGTACGCGGCCGTCGAAGAACTCCTCGCACGAAAAGCCCTTCCGCGAGTGATCGTCTGCGGTAGCGACGCCATCGCACTCGGAGCGATCAGTGCGCTGCGTGCGCACTCGATCACAGTTCCGGACGACGTCGCCGTCACCGGCTTCGACGGCCTCTTTCCCGGCGCATCCCCCCTCGTCGAACTGACCACCGTCAACCAACCGCGCCGAGAGATGGCCGAACAGGCACTCGAACTCCTCACCCGTCGCATCGACGGGGCCGGAGGCTCATTTCAGTCGGTACTTCGCGCCCACGAACTCCGCATCGGCACTACCTGCGGATGCCCACGGAGGGAGCACACGGCCGCCCCGGCGGCGGCCGAACGTGCGCCGTGA
- a CDS encoding HugZ family protein gives MTNLDHGDPGDAPTVPPPLSEVDNPARPSAAEEARTVAATTNVGTLASLTRDGEPWASFVTYGLLDGSPVLCVSQMAEHGRNLAHDPRASIAIVAPNPPSDPLASTRITLAGYVYRPEGDELAAAREAHLAAIPAANVYIDFSDFSLWVLRVQRVRWVGGYGRMDSATEESYAAATADPITPHAGRAIEHLNADHADALRAMAQALGGFPDAKSATCEGADRYGLDLRVTTPRGEAVTRVGYAEPLQSADQLRAATVALTQKAQALTGR, from the coding sequence ATGACGAACTTAGATCACGGAGATCCCGGCGACGCCCCGACTGTGCCGCCGCCGCTGTCGGAGGTCGACAACCCCGCCCGCCCGTCGGCTGCGGAGGAGGCCCGGACGGTCGCGGCCACCACCAATGTGGGCACCCTCGCGAGCCTGACCAGGGACGGCGAGCCGTGGGCGTCGTTCGTCACCTACGGCCTCCTCGACGGCTCCCCCGTGTTGTGTGTGTCGCAGATGGCCGAGCACGGCCGCAACCTCGCGCACGACCCACGCGCCAGCATCGCGATCGTCGCACCGAACCCACCCTCCGATCCGCTGGCCAGCACCCGCATCACCCTCGCCGGATACGTCTATCGCCCGGAAGGCGACGAACTCGCCGCCGCCCGCGAGGCACACCTCGCAGCCATCCCGGCGGCGAATGTCTACATCGACTTCAGCGATTTCTCGCTGTGGGTGCTGCGAGTGCAGCGTGTCCGGTGGGTCGGCGGCTACGGGCGGATGGACTCCGCGACCGAAGAGTCTTACGCCGCCGCGACGGCCGACCCCATCACCCCGCATGCCGGGCGGGCGATCGAGCACCTCAACGCCGACCACGCCGACGCCCTGCGCGCGATGGCCCAGGCGCTCGGTGGCTTCCCCGACGCGAAGTCGGCCACCTGCGAGGGCGCCGACCGCTACGGGTTGGACCTGCGCGTCACCACACCCCGCGGCGAGGCCGTCACCCGCGTCGGGTACGCGGAGCCACTCCAATCGGCCGACCAGTTGCGCGCGGCGACAGTCGCTTTGACGCAGAAGGCCCAGGCTCTGACCGGTCGGTGA
- a CDS encoding NfeD family protein yields MTALGVLALVLGVLLIVVEAHAPTAGVLGGIGALFVGAGVWLLFTSSDTAQMIAIPAAAGVAVVGVGLAVVGGRKALAAGHAPVRTGMQSLIGSDATVRNWKGRQGQVEAAGSLWRAQTLFGDDETPTAGDSVVVEQIRGLTLTVRRREPWEIPL; encoded by the coding sequence ATGACCGCGTTGGGCGTACTGGCGCTGGTGCTGGGTGTGCTGTTGATCGTCGTCGAGGCACACGCACCGACTGCGGGTGTGCTCGGCGGGATCGGGGCCCTGTTCGTCGGCGCCGGGGTGTGGCTGCTGTTCACGTCCAGTGACACCGCGCAGATGATCGCCATCCCGGCCGCCGCGGGAGTGGCGGTGGTCGGTGTGGGTCTCGCAGTGGTGGGCGGCCGGAAGGCGCTGGCCGCCGGGCACGCGCCCGTGCGCACCGGAATGCAATCCCTCATCGGATCCGACGCCACCGTCCGCAACTGGAAAGGCCGGCAGGGTCAGGTCGAGGCCGCGGGAAGCCTGTGGCGGGCGCAAACCCTGTTCGGGGACGACGAGACCCCGACCGCGGGCGATTCCGTCGTCGTCGAGCAGATCCGCGGTCTCACCCTCACCGTGCGCCGCCGAGAGCCGTGGGAGATTCCGTTATGA
- a CDS encoding slipin family protein, with translation MTTIIIILCVVITLLAVVASSSIRVLREYERAVVFRLGRLVDLKGPGLVLLIPAIDRMERVSLRTVTLKIPVQEVITHDNVPAKVTAVAYFRVVDADRAIVEVEDFLAATLQIAQTTLRSILGKADLDSLLGERERLNEDLQKVIDQQTEPWGVKVTTVEIKDVEIPANMQRAIARQAEAERERRAKIINAEAEFQASAKLVEAADVISRNPTTLQLRYLQTLSAMGGENNSTVVFPMPLDLVRPFLAAAKDVVPTDDGDERARFEAQANLAAMIPPAGPETRTPHHARN, from the coding sequence ATGACCACCATCATCATCATCCTGTGTGTCGTCATCACCCTCCTCGCCGTCGTCGCGAGCAGCTCGATCCGGGTGCTCCGCGAATACGAGCGGGCCGTCGTGTTCCGGCTCGGCCGGCTGGTCGACCTGAAGGGTCCGGGTCTCGTGTTGCTGATCCCGGCGATCGACCGGATGGAACGGGTCAGCCTGCGGACCGTGACCCTGAAGATCCCCGTCCAGGAAGTGATCACCCACGACAACGTGCCGGCCAAGGTCACCGCCGTCGCCTACTTCCGGGTGGTCGACGCCGACCGGGCGATCGTCGAGGTCGAGGACTTCCTCGCCGCCACCCTGCAGATCGCCCAGACGACGCTGCGCTCGATCCTCGGCAAAGCCGACCTCGACTCCCTCCTCGGCGAGCGGGAACGCCTCAACGAAGACCTGCAGAAGGTGATCGATCAGCAGACCGAACCGTGGGGCGTGAAGGTCACCACCGTAGAGATCAAGGACGTCGAGATCCCCGCCAACATGCAGCGGGCCATCGCCCGGCAGGCCGAGGCGGAACGCGAGCGCCGCGCCAAGATCATCAACGCCGAAGCCGAATTCCAGGCGTCCGCGAAACTGGTCGAGGCCGCCGACGTCATCAGCCGCAACCCCACCACCCTGCAGCTGCGCTACCTGCAGACCCTGAGCGCGATGGGCGGCGAGAACAACTCGACCGTCGTCTTCCCGATGCCTCTCGACCTGGTCCGCCCGTTCCTCGCCGCGGCCAAGGATGTGGTACCGACGGACGACGGCGACGAGCGCGCCCGGTTCGAGGCGCAGGCCAACCTCGCCGCGATGATTCCGCCCGCCGGCCCGGAGACGCGCACCCCGCACCACGCACGAAACTGA
- a CDS encoding phosphodiesterase, translating into MSGTEAADIRTAEYPRPSHFVLHLSDTHLVDDDLLYGAVDSEATLRQIFTEIEASHARPDALVFTGDLTDRGQPGAYEKLRGIVEPVAASLGAQVIWAMGNHDDRGHFRTELLGQEPSYEPIDLVHDVDGLRIITLDTTVPGRHHGEISESQLIWLAQQLAVPAPHGTILALHHPPVPCVLDLAVLVELRDQPRLADVLRGSDVRSILAGHLHYSTTATFAGIPVSVASATCYTQDLNVPAGALRGRDGAQGYNLVHVYPETVVHSVVPMGSYDTVGEYVTAEETEQRLAAEGVRIPDAGEQAVKPVRV; encoded by the coding sequence ATGAGCGGCACCGAGGCAGCCGACATACGGACGGCCGAGTATCCGCGACCGTCGCACTTCGTGCTGCACCTCAGCGACACCCATCTCGTCGACGACGACCTGCTGTACGGGGCCGTCGACAGCGAGGCCACGCTGCGGCAGATCTTCACCGAGATCGAGGCGTCGCACGCCCGCCCGGACGCTCTGGTGTTCACCGGCGACCTCACCGACCGCGGACAGCCCGGCGCCTACGAGAAGCTGCGGGGGATCGTCGAACCGGTGGCCGCGTCGCTCGGTGCGCAGGTGATCTGGGCGATGGGCAACCACGACGACCGCGGCCACTTCCGGACCGAACTGCTCGGGCAGGAACCGTCGTACGAGCCGATCGACCTCGTCCACGACGTCGACGGGCTGCGCATCATCACCCTCGACACGACCGTCCCCGGGCGCCACCACGGCGAGATCTCCGAGAGTCAATTGATCTGGCTGGCACAGCAGCTCGCGGTCCCGGCCCCGCACGGAACCATCCTGGCGCTGCATCACCCGCCGGTGCCGTGCGTCCTCGACCTGGCCGTGCTGGTGGAACTGCGCGACCAGCCGCGACTCGCCGACGTGCTCCGCGGCAGCGACGTCCGGTCGATCCTCGCGGGACACCTGCACTATTCGACGACGGCGACGTTCGCGGGCATCCCCGTCTCCGTCGCGTCGGCCACCTGCTACACCCAGGACCTCAACGTCCCGGCCGGGGCGCTGCGCGGACGCGACGGCGCCCAGGGATACAACCTCGTGCACGTGTACCCGGAGACGGTCGTGCACTCGGTGGTCCCGATGGGCAGCTACGACACCGTCGGCGAATATGTCACCGCCGAGGAAACCGAGCAGCGGCTCGCGGCCGAGGGTGTGCGGATCCCCGACGCCGGCGAGCAGGCCGTCAAGCCCGTCCGGGTCTGA
- a CDS encoding helix-turn-helix domain-containing protein: MSIDHIVSALGSKAAAELRTALDGSPVVTLDGMVLPDSARDAVLELLTLLADGQSVALGAVAELLTTSQAAEILGVSDTYVRRLADSGALPIEMRGTHRRFRLSDVMAYREQFPRSS, translated from the coding sequence ATGAGCATCGACCACATCGTTTCCGCGCTCGGCTCGAAGGCCGCGGCCGAGCTTCGGACCGCCCTCGACGGGTCGCCGGTCGTCACCCTCGACGGAATGGTGCTGCCCGACTCCGCGCGCGACGCCGTCCTCGAGCTGCTCACCCTTCTCGCCGACGGTCAAAGTGTGGCGCTCGGCGCGGTGGCCGAACTGCTCACCACGTCGCAGGCCGCGGAGATCCTCGGCGTCTCCGACACCTATGTCCGCCGGCTCGCCGACTCCGGCGCGCTGCCCATCGAGATGCGGGGCACCCATCGCCGGTTCCGGCTCTCCGACGTGATGGCCTACCGGGAGCAGTTCCCGCGCAGCAGCTGA
- the ppk2 gene encoding polyphosphate kinase 2, producing MDELHHPTAFELARADQIDVTPEIDEIGELLRKSGRKHAVDDEDEPWRHGYPYDKKMTRRQYENRKRKLQIELLKFQAWVKENGEKVVIVFEGRDAAGKGGAIKRFTEHLNPRGARVVALEKPTERERTQWYFQRYVQHLPAGGEIVMMDRSWYNRAGVERVMGYCTPNEYLEFTRSAPEFERMLVQSGIHIVKFWFSVGREEQHARFVSRSTDPVKQWKLSPTDLASLDKWDAYTEAKEAMLFYTDTPHAPWTVVKSNDKKRARLEAIRWILARFDYTGKDARLVGKPDSLLIGSPATVYDEGERPADAFPSV from the coding sequence ATGGACGAGTTGCACCATCCCACTGCCTTCGAACTCGCGCGCGCCGACCAGATCGACGTGACACCGGAGATCGACGAGATCGGTGAATTGCTGCGCAAATCCGGCCGGAAACACGCGGTCGACGACGAGGACGAGCCCTGGCGGCACGGCTACCCGTACGACAAGAAGATGACGCGGCGGCAGTACGAGAACCGCAAGCGGAAACTGCAGATCGAACTGCTCAAGTTCCAGGCCTGGGTGAAGGAGAACGGCGAGAAGGTCGTCATCGTCTTCGAAGGCCGCGACGCGGCGGGCAAGGGTGGCGCGATCAAACGGTTCACCGAACACCTCAACCCTCGTGGTGCGCGGGTGGTGGCGCTGGAGAAGCCCACCGAACGCGAACGCACCCAGTGGTACTTCCAGCGGTACGTGCAGCACCTGCCCGCGGGCGGGGAGATCGTGATGATGGACCGCTCCTGGTACAACCGGGCCGGCGTCGAACGCGTCATGGGCTACTGCACTCCCAACGAGTACCTCGAGTTCACCCGGTCCGCCCCGGAGTTCGAGCGGATGCTGGTGCAGTCGGGCATCCACATCGTGAAGTTCTGGTTCTCGGTGGGCAGGGAGGAGCAGCACGCCCGGTTCGTCTCCCGCAGCACCGACCCCGTCAAGCAGTGGAAACTCTCACCCACCGACCTCGCGAGCCTCGACAAGTGGGACGCCTACACCGAGGCCAAAGAGGCCATGCTGTTCTACACCGACACCCCGCACGCGCCGTGGACCGTCGTGAAATCGAACGACAAGAAACGGGCCCGGCTCGAGGCGATCCGCTGGATCCTCGCGCGGTTCGACTACACCGGCAAGGACGCACGCCTCGTCGGCAAACCCGACTCGCTGCTTATCGGTTCTCCCGCAACGGTCTACGACGAGGGCGAGCGCCCGGCCGACGCGTTCCCCAGCGTCTGA
- a CDS encoding stealth family protein yields MRDRPDVVRFKGRFALAITHTTPHEAMVEDLLFVRDVLDAAGIEYLLVRGNDERPVIAINWAQRKALRAALVAACEDRPFYSKTVDSKGPALLVSDGRLSATSKARIFRLFRPRVHLTSGLAYGASTGVQIELWSISDDEIVLPMENSLTRRVVRSEEAVRGTVERFGRVWPTIENMFADHASDINFDVDLVFSWVDGSSAEFQAQRAKRMQNYVVGEGDDSAARFRQIDELKYALRSVHMYAPWIRRIFVATDSDRPAWLADDPRVTFVPSEEFFADPSVLPTHNSQAVECQLHHIPGLAEHFLYSNDDMFFGRAVGPQMFFSPGGITMFIEATTRIGLGHNDDERSGFENAARVNRRLLQDRFGLMTTRHLEHAATPLRKSVMEEMEKEFPDEFAATAASTFRASSNISVTNSLYHYYALMSGRAVVQTAARVKYVDTTMKSGLRDMDSLLAKRSMDFFCLNDGSAPEIDLELRTRKVTQFLENYFPIPAPWETGA; encoded by the coding sequence TTGCGGGACCGCCCCGACGTGGTGCGGTTCAAGGGCCGGTTCGCGCTGGCGATCACGCATACGACGCCGCACGAGGCGATGGTCGAGGACCTGTTGTTCGTCCGCGACGTCCTCGACGCGGCCGGCATCGAGTACCTGCTGGTGCGGGGCAACGACGAACGTCCGGTGATCGCGATCAACTGGGCGCAGCGCAAGGCGTTGCGCGCCGCTCTCGTCGCCGCGTGTGAGGACCGCCCGTTCTACTCGAAGACCGTCGACTCGAAGGGTCCGGCGTTGCTCGTCTCGGACGGCCGGCTGTCCGCGACGTCGAAGGCCCGCATCTTCCGGTTGTTCCGGCCGCGGGTGCACCTGACGAGCGGTCTGGCGTACGGGGCGTCGACGGGCGTGCAGATCGAACTGTGGTCGATCAGCGACGACGAGATCGTGCTGCCGATGGAGAATTCGCTGACCCGCCGTGTGGTGCGGTCGGAGGAGGCGGTCCGCGGCACCGTGGAGCGATTCGGCCGGGTGTGGCCGACCATCGAGAACATGTTCGCCGACCACGCGTCGGACATCAATTTCGACGTCGACCTGGTGTTCTCCTGGGTGGACGGCTCGTCGGCGGAGTTCCAGGCGCAGCGCGCGAAGCGGATGCAGAACTACGTGGTCGGTGAGGGTGACGATTCCGCCGCCCGGTTCCGGCAGATCGACGAATTGAAGTACGCGCTGCGCTCGGTGCACATGTATGCGCCGTGGATTCGCCGCATCTTCGTGGCCACCGACTCCGACCGTCCGGCGTGGCTCGCCGACGACCCGCGGGTGACGTTCGTGCCCAGCGAGGAGTTCTTCGCCGACCCGTCGGTGCTGCCCACCCACAACTCGCAGGCCGTGGAATGCCAGCTGCACCACATCCCTGGTCTCGCCGAGCATTTCCTGTATTCGAACGACGACATGTTCTTCGGTCGCGCGGTGGGCCCGCAGATGTTCTTCTCCCCCGGCGGCATCACCATGTTCATCGAGGCGACCACGCGAATCGGGCTGGGCCACAACGACGACGAGCGCAGCGGCTTCGAGAACGCGGCCCGCGTCAACCGCCGGCTGCTTCAGGACCGGTTCGGGCTGATGACCACCCGGCACCTCGAGCACGCCGCCACCCCTCTCCGCAAATCCGTGATGGAGGAGATGGAGAAGGAGTTCCCCGACGAGTTCGCCGCCACGGCCGCAAGCACTTTCCGGGCCAGCTCCAACATTTCGGTGACTAACTCGCTGTATCACTACTACGCGCTGATGAGCGGCCGCGCGGTGGTGCAGACGGCGGCGCGGGTGAAGTACGTCGACACCACCATGAAGTCGGGACTGCGCGACATGGATTCGCTGCTCGCGAAACGGTCGATGGACTTCTTCTGCCTCAACGACGGCAGCGCACCCGAGATCGACCTGGAGTTGCGGACCCGGAAGGTGACGCAGTTCCTGGAGAACTACTTCCCGATCCCGGCGCCGTGGGAGACCGGGGCCTGA
- a CDS encoding acyl-CoA thioesterase: protein MPRYTIPLRNNPRPDAPESVSRHVPFYCAHEAAAAAWTRAIGEACGDLLDPVTQTAVVNVVSNFGRELFTGDADVVVTLERIGTTSLTLLITIEQDGVQAAEVTATLVQLDSSRVNSAPWSPAQIAAFETLRDAQAVA, encoded by the coding sequence ATGCCTCGTTACACGATCCCCCTGCGGAACAACCCGCGCCCGGACGCCCCGGAGTCCGTGAGCCGCCACGTGCCGTTCTACTGCGCGCACGAGGCGGCGGCCGCCGCGTGGACGCGGGCGATCGGCGAGGCGTGCGGCGACCTGCTCGACCCGGTCACCCAGACCGCCGTCGTCAACGTCGTCAGCAACTTCGGGCGCGAACTCTTCACCGGCGACGCGGACGTCGTCGTCACGCTGGAGCGGATCGGCACCACGTCGCTGACCCTCCTGATCACCATCGAGCAGGACGGCGTGCAGGCCGCCGAGGTGACCGCGACACTCGTCCAACTCGATTCGAGCCGCGTGAACTCGGCGCCGTGGTCGCCGGCGCAGATCGCCGCGTTCGAGACGTTGCGGGATGCACAGGCCGTCGCCTGA
- a CDS encoding DUF3322 domain-containing protein — MSARCVLPPAAAAKAQTTYSSRRRRWLADSALADQDSLTVALHPPSEQQIAEDPDTVVAWVRAWRGYTGDGRVEWATRRWPSFGTQEVPVRLTLAGAGQIASAGGRGSEWRALVIRRDALVDRLGPGTPALLAAVAATAAKWLELDDDDFGRLTTIARWLSDHPNSGYFIRQLPVPGVDTKWLARHRGVVETLLEGVRGSRDLGIRSLPHLRDVALCDPELLVGSPRRFATSLDELTTLPLNPARVLILENKEGLYALPPLADTVAVHGGGYTVHELAAIPWVAHSEVWYWGDLDSHGFAILDRLRRHLPHVRSLLMDEATLDRWRDLAVREQSPTFNETSHLTASEGAALECLREGDLRLEQERIPWPYVLEHLFAAFDPGP; from the coding sequence ATGAGTGCACGGTGTGTTCTGCCGCCCGCTGCCGCGGCGAAGGCGCAGACCACCTACTCGAGTCGCCGACGACGCTGGCTGGCCGACTCCGCACTCGCCGATCAGGATTCGCTGACGGTGGCGCTGCATCCGCCGTCCGAGCAGCAGATTGCCGAGGATCCCGACACGGTTGTCGCGTGGGTACGCGCCTGGCGCGGCTACACCGGCGACGGCCGGGTGGAGTGGGCGACGCGGCGGTGGCCGAGCTTCGGCACCCAGGAGGTGCCGGTGCGGCTGACGCTGGCCGGGGCCGGTCAGATCGCGTCCGCGGGTGGCCGCGGATCCGAATGGCGCGCCCTGGTGATACGCCGTGACGCACTCGTCGACCGACTCGGCCCCGGCACTCCGGCATTGCTGGCCGCGGTTGCCGCGACCGCGGCCAAATGGCTCGAGCTGGACGACGACGACTTCGGCAGGCTCACAACCATCGCGCGGTGGTTGAGCGACCACCCGAACTCCGGGTATTTCATCCGTCAGCTACCGGTTCCGGGGGTCGACACGAAATGGCTCGCGCGTCACCGCGGCGTGGTGGAGACGTTGCTCGAAGGTGTTCGTGGCAGCCGGGACCTCGGCATCCGAAGCCTTCCCCACCTGCGCGACGTCGCATTGTGCGATCCCGAACTGCTGGTCGGCAGTCCTCGGCGCTTCGCCACCTCGCTGGACGAACTCACCACGTTGCCGCTGAACCCGGCGCGCGTCCTGATTCTCGAGAACAAGGAGGGCCTGTACGCGCTACCTCCGCTGGCGGACACCGTGGCCGTGCACGGTGGCGGCTACACGGTGCACGAACTGGCCGCGATCCCGTGGGTGGCCCACTCGGAAGTCTGGTATTGGGGCGACCTCGACAGTCACGGGTTCGCCATCCTCGACCGTCTGCGCCGGCATCTTCCGCACGTGCGGAGCCTGTTGATGGATGAGGCCACCCTGGATCGGTGGCGGGACCTCGCGGTCCGGGAACAGTCGCCGACGTTCAACGAAACGTCCCACCTGACCGCGTCCGAAGGCGCCGCCCTGGAGTGCTTGCGCGAAGGTGATCTCCGACTGGAGCAGGAACGCATCCCCTGGCCGTACGTGCTCGAGCACCTGTTCGCCGCCTTCGACCCTGGCCCGTAA